A single genomic interval of Argonema galeatum A003/A1 harbors:
- a CDS encoding M28 family peptidase produces the protein MKLLSRAALTRLGIFSIILGVILGWGWFTTIRMPFSSYRRQLPPLNQQQISLEKALHQDVEILSGKLGEHNFSNYKNLVVAANYLESSLASAGYKVKRQTYKLGKYNYDNIEVEIPGSNRKDEIVVIGGHYDSVIDSPGANDNATGAAAVLELARALAGKKPARTLRFVEFVNEEPPFFQTADMGSVVYAKRSHKAGEKIVAMLSLETMGYYSDEPGTQKYPFPLNLVYPSSGNFIGFIGNIKSGDLVREAIASFRRHVQFPSEGAALPAQIPGVGWSDQWSFWQEGYPGIMVTDTAPYRYPYYHTAQDTIDKINFDRLARVVAGLESVIGDLAGIEIDEPVEQTRVDF, from the coding sequence ATGAAGTTATTGAGTCGAGCCGCGTTGACCAGGTTAGGGATTTTCAGCATCATCCTTGGCGTCATCCTTGGTTGGGGTTGGTTTACAACGATAAGGATGCCATTCAGCAGCTATCGCAGACAATTACCACCCCTGAATCAGCAGCAAATCAGTCTAGAAAAAGCACTGCATCAGGATGTGGAGATACTTTCGGGCAAGTTGGGAGAACATAACTTTTCCAACTACAAAAACCTAGTAGTAGCAGCTAATTATTTAGAATCCTCTCTGGCAAGTGCTGGTTATAAAGTAAAGCGACAAACATATAAACTTGGTAAGTATAACTATGATAATATAGAAGTCGAAATACCAGGATCGAACAGAAAAGATGAGATTGTAGTGATTGGCGGTCACTATGATTCTGTAATCGACAGTCCCGGTGCGAATGATAACGCTACTGGTGCGGCTGCTGTGTTGGAATTGGCTCGTGCTTTGGCTGGGAAAAAACCAGCACGCACTCTGCGTTTTGTTGAATTTGTGAATGAGGAACCGCCGTTTTTCCAAACTGCCGATATGGGAAGCGTAGTTTATGCGAAACGCAGCCACAAAGCCGGTGAGAAAATCGTGGCTATGCTCAGTTTAGAAACAATGGGTTACTATTCTGATGAACCGGGAACTCAGAAATATCCATTTCCACTTAATCTTGTTTATCCTTCAAGTGGCAACTTTATTGGATTTATTGGTAATATCAAATCTGGAGACTTGGTAAGAGAAGCGATCGCATCCTTCCGCCGCCATGTCCAATTCCCCTCGGAAGGCGCAGCACTACCAGCGCAAATTCCTGGTGTCGGCTGGTCAGATCAATGGTCTTTCTGGCAAGAAGGCTATCCGGGAATCATGGTAACAGATACCGCTCCCTATCGCTATCCCTACTATCACACCGCACAGGATACCATCGATAAAATTAATTTCGATCGCTTGGCGCGGGTAGTAGCTGGGTTAGAAAGCGTTATTGGCGACTTGGCGGGGATTGAGATTGACGAACCAGTTGAACAAACTCGCGTAGACTTTTAG
- the gcvT gene encoding glycine cleavage system aminomethyltransferase GcvT: MSNQTETPLPLLRTPLFELAVELKARLTPFAGWEMAVQYTGIGQEHQAIRTNAGMFDISHMGKFTLRGQELISKLQYLVPSDLSRLQPGQAQYSVLLNTDAGILDDIIFYYQGQDDSGEQWGVMIVNASTRARDKAWLLANLESANVTLQDLSKDQVLIAVQGPQAAAHLQQFVKEDLTPIKAFGHLEATVLDKPAFIARTGYTGEDGFEVMVDPAVGMQLWRSLIAAGVVPCGLGARDTLRLEAAMALYGQDIDDRTTPLEAGLGWLVHLDTKGDFIGRSVLEEQKAAGVQRRLVGLEMQGRNIARHGYPVLHNGEKVGEVTSGSWSPTMEKAIALAYVPTQLSKLGQQLEVEIRAKAYPAVVVKKPFYRASYRAS; this comes from the coding sequence ATGAGCAATCAAACCGAAACACCTTTACCCCTGTTACGCACTCCCCTATTTGAACTAGCGGTAGAATTGAAAGCGCGACTAACTCCTTTTGCCGGATGGGAAATGGCTGTGCAGTACACTGGTATTGGGCAAGAACATCAGGCAATCCGAACCAATGCGGGGATGTTCGATATCTCCCATATGGGCAAATTTACCTTGCGGGGTCAAGAGTTAATTTCCAAACTTCAATACTTGGTGCCGTCGGATTTAAGTCGCTTGCAACCAGGTCAAGCTCAGTATAGTGTGCTGCTGAACACCGACGCCGGGATTTTGGATGATATAATTTTTTATTACCAAGGACAGGATGACTCTGGGGAGCAGTGGGGAGTGATGATTGTAAATGCTTCCACCAGAGCAAGAGATAAAGCTTGGTTGTTGGCAAACTTGGAATCAGCTAATGTTACTTTACAGGATCTCTCCAAAGACCAAGTTTTGATTGCGGTTCAAGGGCCGCAAGCTGCCGCACATCTTCAGCAATTTGTCAAGGAAGATCTTACGCCGATTAAAGCTTTCGGTCATTTGGAAGCCACGGTATTAGATAAACCGGCTTTTATTGCTCGGACTGGTTACACTGGCGAAGATGGGTTTGAGGTGATGGTTGACCCAGCGGTGGGGATGCAATTGTGGCGCAGTCTGATTGCGGCGGGTGTGGTTCCCTGCGGTTTGGGTGCCAGAGATACGTTGCGCCTGGAAGCGGCAATGGCACTTTACGGACAGGATATTGACGATCGTACCACACCTCTGGAAGCTGGTTTAGGTTGGCTTGTTCACCTCGATACTAAAGGCGACTTTATCGGTCGTTCTGTTTTGGAGGAACAGAAAGCTGCTGGGGTGCAGCGTCGGTTAGTAGGTCTGGAAATGCAAGGACGCAATATTGCGCGTCACGGCTACCCGGTGTTGCACAATGGGGAAAAGGTGGGAGAGGTGACAAGTGGCAGTTGGTCGCCGACAATGGAAAAAGCGATCGCACTTGCCTATGTCCCCACTCAGCTATCTAAACTGGGTCAGCAACTAGAAGTCGAAATTCGCGCTAAGGCTTATCCCGCTGTTGTGGTCAAAAAACCTTTTTATCGCGCTTCTTATCGAGCTTCTTAG
- the gcvP gene encoding aminomethyl-transferring glycine dehydrogenase encodes MELDSNSFLWRHIGPTPEKIQQMLEILGIPTLDALIERTVPQAIRLKNSLQLPSSQSEYAALAQLKQIASKNEVFRSLIGMGYHDCITPPVIGRNILENPGWYTAYTPYQAEIAQGRLEALLNFQTMVIDLTGLEIANASLLDEATAAAEAMTMSYGLCKNKAKAFFVSKDCHPQTIEVLQTRAKPLDIEIVVGDNQTFEFDRPIFGAILQYPASDGTIYDYRNFIEKAHAAGALVTVAADILSLTLLTPPGEFGADIAVGSTQRLGVPLGYGGPHAAYFATKEEYKRQVPGRIVGVSKDANGKTALRLALQTREQHIRREKATSNICTAQVLLAVIASMYAVYHGPKGLKKIAENIHKLTVTLAAGLQRLGYSIGSEHYFDTLRVELGTRSLDEIIETAQSHRINLRKLDTTTVGISLDETTTVKDLLDIWEIFAGGDVTFTVDEIVADSSLRETFVRQSSYLTHPVFNCYHSETELLRYLHRLESKDLSLTTSMIPLGSCTMKLNATAEMIPVTWPEFGKIHPFAPQSQTRGYQVLFQQLEEWLAEITGFAGVSLQPNAGSQGEYAGLLVIRQYHESRGESHRNICLIPESAHGTNPASAVMCGFKVVPVVCDTQGNIDLNDLKNKAEKHSNELAALMVTYPSTHGVFEEEIKDICAIVHANGGQVYMDGANMNAQVGLCSPGDIGADVCHLNLHKTFCIPHGGGGPGMGPIGVAQHLVPFLPGHSVVQMGDENPKSIGAVSAAPWGSASILVISWMYIAMMGGAGLTQATKVAILNANYIARRLESYYPVLYQGKAGFVAHECILDLRSLKKSASIEVEDVAKRLMDYGFHAPTVSWPVGGTVMVEPTESESKEELDRFCDAMIAIRQEIAEIEQGKADTHDNLLKNAPHTAESLITSEWNHPYSREQAAYPAPWTREHKFWPAVGRVDNAFGDRNFVCSCLPMEAYS; translated from the coding sequence ATTGAACTAGATTCAAATTCCTTCCTTTGGCGGCATATAGGCCCGACGCCGGAGAAAATCCAGCAAATGCTGGAAATACTGGGCATTCCGACCCTTGACGCCCTGATTGAGCGAACAGTACCGCAAGCAATTCGGCTGAAGAATTCCCTACAACTGCCTTCATCCCAGAGTGAGTACGCAGCTCTTGCTCAATTAAAACAGATTGCGTCTAAAAATGAGGTGTTTCGATCGCTCATTGGCATGGGCTATCACGACTGCATCACCCCACCTGTTATTGGTCGCAATATCCTGGAAAACCCAGGCTGGTACACCGCCTACACGCCTTATCAAGCAGAAATTGCCCAAGGACGTCTGGAAGCGCTGCTTAACTTCCAGACAATGGTTATAGATCTAACAGGTTTAGAAATTGCCAATGCTTCCTTATTAGATGAAGCAACAGCAGCCGCAGAAGCCATGACCATGAGTTACGGTCTGTGCAAAAATAAGGCAAAAGCCTTTTTTGTCTCCAAAGACTGTCATCCCCAAACCATTGAAGTATTGCAAACCCGTGCTAAACCCCTAGACATTGAGATCGTTGTTGGGGATAATCAGACGTTTGAGTTCGATAGACCAATTTTCGGGGCAATCTTGCAATATCCTGCCAGCGATGGCACAATTTACGATTACCGAAATTTTATCGAAAAAGCTCATGCCGCCGGTGCCTTAGTCACAGTAGCAGCAGACATTTTGAGCCTGACTCTGCTTACACCCCCCGGCGAATTTGGAGCGGATATTGCGGTAGGAAGCACCCAGCGCCTTGGAGTTCCCTTGGGATATGGGGGGCCTCACGCAGCTTATTTCGCCACCAAAGAAGAGTATAAGCGACAAGTTCCAGGGCGAATTGTGGGCGTATCCAAAGATGCAAACGGCAAAACAGCATTGCGTTTAGCACTTCAAACTCGCGAACAGCATATCCGCCGCGAAAAAGCCACTAGCAATATCTGCACTGCACAAGTTTTGCTGGCTGTAATTGCTTCTATGTACGCAGTTTATCACGGGCCAAAAGGACTTAAGAAAATTGCCGAAAATATCCACAAACTGACAGTAACTCTGGCAGCAGGATTGCAGCGTTTAGGGTATAGTATCGGTTCTGAACATTACTTTGATACTTTGCGAGTGGAACTGGGAACGCGCAGTCTAGACGAAATTATCGAAACTGCCCAAAGTCATCGTATTAATCTGCGGAAATTGGATACAACTACAGTAGGCATTTCCCTAGATGAAACCACCACAGTTAAAGATTTGTTAGATATCTGGGAGATTTTTGCAGGTGGAGATGTTACCTTTACTGTAGATGAAATCGTCGCCGATTCATCCTTAAGAGAAACATTTGTTCGCCAAAGTAGCTATCTCACCCATCCAGTCTTTAACTGCTATCATTCCGAAACCGAACTTTTGCGCTATCTGCATCGTTTGGAAAGTAAAGATTTGTCGTTGACTACATCAATGATTCCGTTGGGTTCATGTACGATGAAGTTGAATGCAACGGCAGAGATGATACCTGTAACTTGGCCGGAATTTGGCAAGATTCATCCGTTTGCACCTCAATCGCAAACGCGGGGTTATCAAGTTTTGTTCCAGCAGTTGGAAGAATGGTTGGCTGAAATTACCGGATTTGCAGGAGTTTCTCTACAACCAAATGCAGGATCTCAAGGCGAATACGCGGGACTGTTGGTAATCCGTCAGTATCACGAAAGTCGGGGTGAAAGTCATCGCAACATTTGTTTGATTCCTGAATCTGCCCACGGAACTAATCCTGCTAGTGCGGTCATGTGCGGTTTCAAGGTAGTTCCTGTTGTTTGTGACACGCAGGGAAATATTGACTTAAATGACCTCAAAAATAAGGCTGAAAAACATAGCAATGAACTTGCTGCTTTGATGGTGACTTATCCATCTACTCACGGCGTTTTTGAGGAAGAAATTAAGGACATCTGCGCTATTGTTCACGCGAACGGCGGACAAGTTTATATGGATGGGGCGAATATGAACGCCCAAGTGGGATTGTGCAGTCCTGGTGATATTGGCGCGGATGTCTGTCACTTGAATTTGCACAAAACTTTCTGCATTCCTCACGGTGGCGGTGGGCCTGGAATGGGGCCGATCGGGGTGGCACAGCATTTGGTGCCGTTTTTACCGGGTCATTCTGTTGTCCAAATGGGAGATGAAAATCCGAAATCGATTGGTGCTGTTTCCGCTGCGCCTTGGGGTAGTGCGAGTATCCTGGTGATTTCTTGGATGTACATTGCGATGATGGGTGGCGCGGGTTTGACCCAAGCAACTAAGGTGGCAATTCTGAATGCTAACTATATTGCGCGTCGCTTAGAGTCTTATTATCCAGTTCTTTATCAAGGAAAGGCTGGTTTTGTGGCGCATGAGTGTATTTTGGATTTGCGATCGCTCAAAAAATCTGCCTCTATTGAAGTGGAGGATGTTGCTAAGCGTCTGATGGATTACGGTTTTCATGCCCCTACGGTATCTTGGCCTGTGGGGGGTACGGTGATGGTGGAACCGACGGAAAGCGAATCTAAGGAAGAATTAGACCGTTTTTGCGATGCGATGATTGCAATTCGCCAGGAAATTGCGGAAATCGAACAAGGTAAGGCAGATACTCACGATAATCTGCTGAAAAATGCACCCCACACGGCAGAAAGTCTGATTACTTCGGAATGGAATCATCCCTATTCTCGCGAACAAGCTGCTTATCCCGCGCCTTGGACTCGCGAACATAAATTCTGGCCTGCGGTGGGGCGCGTTGACAATGCGTTTGGCGATCGCAATTTTGTCTGTTCTTGTTTACCGATGGAGGCGTATTCGTAA
- a CDS encoding alpha/beta hydrolase: protein MDKKTLRRLLIGDFSLKRLIRSVIFIYASLCIYGYFFTDWMIFKPQPSTYQDTKDILKLTAADGVQISGIYLPNSKATYTILYSHGNAEDLGDMLPMLRELHDLGFGVFAYDYRGYGTSGGTPSESNAYRDIDTAYNYLTTKLNVPTQKIIIYGRSVGGGPSVDLASRKPVAGLIVESAFTKAFLVVTRIPIVPFDKFANIDKIKRVRSPVLVIHGTSDSVIPFSHGQQLFAAANGPKRFLWVEGADHNQDLNEVASDRYTKSLREFVQLVRQSQSPPSRQ from the coding sequence ATGGACAAAAAAACTCTCAGACGCCTGCTAATAGGCGATTTTTCACTTAAACGACTGATTCGTTCTGTCATATTTATTTACGCTTCTTTGTGCATATACGGCTACTTTTTTACGGACTGGATGATCTTTAAGCCTCAACCCTCCACTTATCAAGACACCAAGGATATTCTCAAGCTGACTGCTGCTGATGGTGTGCAGATATCAGGTATTTACTTGCCCAATTCTAAAGCAACTTACACTATCCTGTACAGTCACGGCAATGCTGAAGACTTGGGAGATATGTTACCGATGCTGCGCGAATTGCACGACTTGGGGTTTGGGGTATTTGCCTACGATTATCGGGGTTACGGTACGAGTGGGGGAACGCCTTCAGAAAGCAATGCCTATCGGGATATCGACACCGCTTACAATTATTTGACAACTAAGCTGAATGTTCCTACCCAGAAAATTATAATATATGGGCGATCGGTTGGTGGCGGCCCATCGGTGGATTTGGCTTCCCGCAAACCAGTGGCGGGTTTGATTGTGGAAAGCGCGTTTACCAAGGCGTTTCTTGTGGTGACGCGCATCCCTATTGTACCTTTCGACAAGTTCGCTAATATCGATAAAATTAAAAGGGTACGCTCTCCGGTTTTAGTTATTCACGGAACAAGCGATTCGGTGATTCCTTTCTCCCACGGACAACAACTTTTTGCTGCTGCGAATGGACCGAAGCGCTTTTTGTGGGTGGAGGGTGCAGATCATAATCAGGATCTTAACGAGGTGGCGAGCGATCGCTATACTAAAAGTCTACGCGAGTTTGTTCAACTGGTTCGTCAATCTCAATCCCCGCCAAGTCGCCAATAA
- a CDS encoding type II toxin-antitoxin system VapC family toxin — MYLLDTNICSAINDRNPKALAQFSLKYAQCYVTTIVIAELYKGAYCSQLVEDNLSRIEQLVSLMPTIVEFDQNAAIEFGIIQGELRRIGRPTKDIDALIAAVARSRGDILVTHNTRDFINIPGLQLEDWLEEE, encoded by the coding sequence GTGTATTTACTAGATACCAACATTTGTAGCGCGATTAACGATCGAAATCCAAAAGCTTTAGCTCAATTTTCCCTTAAGTACGCTCAGTGCTATGTAACTACGATCGTGATAGCAGAACTTTATAAGGGTGCGTACTGTTCTCAACTGGTTGAAGATAATCTCAGCCGAATAGAGCAATTGGTTAGCTTGATGCCAACTATTGTGGAATTTGACCAAAATGCTGCGATCGAATTCGGCATAATTCAGGGTGAGTTAAGACGAATTGGCAGACCTACTAAGGATATAGATGCGCTAATTGCTGCTGTAGCTCGATCGCGTGGAGATATCCTGGTAACTCACAATACTAGGGATTTCATCAATATTCCAGGGTTGCAATTAGAAGATTGGTTAGAAGAGGAGTAA
- the gcvH gene encoding glycine cleavage system protein GcvH has translation MSLEYPDDLKYLDSHEYVRLDGEIATIGISAFAIDQLGDIVFLELPDIGEKLTKGEAFGTVESVKAVEDLNSAVTGTVVERNESMVESPDIVAEDPYGEGWLIKVRIDDPGELDDAMSADEYRAEVEGE, from the coding sequence ATGTCCTTAGAATATCCCGATGACCTCAAATACCTTGACAGCCACGAGTACGTGCGACTCGATGGCGAGATTGCTACGATCGGCATTAGTGCCTTTGCGATCGACCAACTAGGCGATATTGTGTTTCTCGAATTGCCAGATATCGGCGAAAAGCTGACAAAGGGAGAAGCCTTCGGAACCGTTGAGTCCGTTAAAGCCGTTGAAGACCTTAACTCTGCGGTCACTGGCACGGTTGTAGAACGCAACGAGTCTATGGTAGAGTCACCGGATATAGTGGCGGAAGACCCCTACGGCGAAGGCTGGTTAATCAAGGTTCGCATCGACGACCCTGGTGAACTCGATGATGCTATGTCCGCTGATGAGTATCGCGCCGAGGTGGAGGGCGAGTAG
- a CDS encoding Uma2 family endonuclease — MNLTVEDLENLQLILQEKQLDYKLELVDGKIQVMGLSDYISEVIIARLVFLLQSWVLPRQLGYVTGSSAGFRLPNGNLRGPDVSFVSAARLNPLPRSFAEIVPDLMVEVKSASDSIPPLEKKIQMFLGLGTQVGILIDPDKLTVTVYRSTGEPIVLTGNDTLTIPELFPGWELPISEIWPQVF; from the coding sequence ATGAATCTCACCGTAGAAGACTTAGAAAATTTACAGCTAATTTTACAAGAAAAACAACTTGATTATAAACTCGAACTGGTAGATGGTAAAATTCAAGTTATGGGTTTATCAGATTATATATCTGAAGTTATTATCGCTAGGTTAGTATTTTTGCTGCAAAGCTGGGTGCTACCGCGCCAACTCGGTTATGTAACTGGGTCAAGTGCGGGATTTAGATTGCCAAATGGCAACTTACGAGGGCCGGATGTATCTTTTGTTTCGGCTGCACGACTCAATCCATTACCCCGTTCTTTTGCCGAAATTGTCCCCGATTTGATGGTAGAAGTAAAATCGGCTTCGGATAGTATTCCACCTCTAGAAAAAAAGATTCAAATGTTTTTAGGACTGGGTACGCAGGTGGGGATATTAATTGACCCCGATAAACTAACTGTGACGGTTTATCGCTCTACGGGTGAGCCAATTGTGTTAACTGGTAATGACACGCTGACTATCCCAGAGTTATTTCCTGGTTGGGAATTGCCGATTTCGGAAATTTGGCCGCAAGTGTTTTAG
- a CDS encoding 4a-hydroxytetrahydrobiopterin dehydratase has translation MAQLAQQECTACTADSPRVLAAEIVKLSPQIPDWNIVEEEGESRLKRIYKFPDFLKALDFTNKVGDIAEKAGHHPALLTEWGKVTVSWWTHSIGGLHKNDFIMAAKTDEIASQVAEKK, from the coding sequence ATGGCACAACTAGCACAACAAGAATGCACCGCCTGCACAGCCGATTCGCCCCGCGTCTTAGCAGCAGAAATTGTAAAACTTTCGCCGCAGATTCCCGACTGGAATATTGTGGAAGAAGAGGGCGAATCTCGGCTGAAACGTATCTACAAGTTTCCCGATTTTCTGAAAGCCCTAGACTTTACCAATAAAGTTGGCGACATAGCGGAAAAAGCAGGCCATCACCCAGCTTTGCTCACCGAATGGGGTAAAGTAACAGTAAGCTGGTGGACTCATTCGATCGGCGGACTGCACAAGAACGACTTCATCATGGCGGCGAAAACCGATGAAATTGCTAGTCAGGTTGCTGAAAAGAAGTGA
- a CDS encoding CHAT domain-containing protein, with protein sequence MKRIISGVLALGVCLTPLTLPLMVRPSWGQSENLQQELQRLLRQATQQTQQGQLLQSIATFQQALAIARQLKDKEIQGAALLGIGFNYNKIGRKQEALDFYNQALAIFGEMDRRLWEATTLNSIGIVYRDIGQPQEALKYYNLALVIRREVNDRAGEATTLNSIGIVYGDIGQPQEALKYYHLALVIRREVNDRAGEATTLNSIGTVYGNIGQPQEALKYYNLALVIRREVNDRSGEAVTLNNIGSVYDDIGQPQEALKYFNLALPIMREVNNRSGEAATLNNIGAVYQDIGQTQEALKYFNLALPIMREVNDRSGEAATLNNIGSVYDDIGQPQEGLKYYNLALPIRREVNDRAGEATTLNNIGFVYQGIGQPQEALKYYNLVLPIRREVNDRSGEAVTLNNIGFVYQGIGQPQEALKYYNLALPIMREVNNRTGEAGTLNNIGLVYRDIGQSLEALKYYNLALPIMREVNYRVGEAGTLNNIGFVYQGIGQPQKALKYFNLALPIIREVNYRVGEVTTLGNIGLLYRDTNKPIQAIFKLEESIAIALEMRKGLQKENRQNFLDSDRPKGTSIALISLLIDQNQPDRAFRWANLATTADLADYTRLINAKVSNPQAQQKIDEWNQKNQQLQFLQRRLQDNFSEQLSRQMRELESQVFADADKISKEFPEAAELFETTRTDIKQLRDSIPAGTVVVQPILLTNVKNVPNTVAIFIITKDQLSVIKNAIDAKEFDKLLTEYRQQLQNDGDTRYTETGSKIYDILIRPVEDKIQAFSPKQLSIIATGKLRYIPFETLYDKQTRQYLIEKYPINYLTRLSPRSLLVTRNFPLLKNIATLPGIAAIIIISSIAIWMWRKFGIVPTGVLIIILGGGTYYFIVQPNAHVLALGNPIPRDPQNLPGTEEEVRNIAQLFPGSESFLHDNATLDKFKTFAPRFPFLHLATHGCFQPEGCPKLGMKANTILFADKQLNIADAALLGLQNTELLTLSACQTALQANSNGEEIAGLAYIFERAGAKAVMASLWNAEDNTTKEIMIQFYQNIKNGMSKGEALQKAKLSQIERHPFYWSPFILIGDAR encoded by the coding sequence ATGAAAAGAATTATTAGCGGTGTTTTGGCTTTGGGTGTTTGTTTGACACCTCTGACTCTTCCGCTGATGGTTCGACCTAGTTGGGGGCAAAGTGAAAATTTACAGCAAGAATTACAGCGACTTTTACGCCAAGCAACGCAACAAACTCAGCAAGGGCAACTACTACAGTCTATAGCAACATTTCAGCAGGCTCTAGCTATAGCACGACAACTTAAAGATAAAGAAATTCAAGGAGCAGCACTGCTGGGAATTGGTTTTAACTATAACAAGATTGGACGGAAACAGGAAGCATTAGATTTTTACAATCAGGCTCTTGCTATCTTCGGGGAAATGGATCGCCGCTTGTGGGAAGCCACTACTCTCAATAGCATCGGCATAGTCTATAGAGACATTGGACAGCCGCAAGAGGCATTAAAGTACTATAACCTAGCTTTAGTAATCAGGCGAGAAGTTAATGACCGTGCTGGGGAAGCTACTACTCTCAATAGCATCGGCATAGTCTACGGAGACATTGGACAACCACAAGAGGCATTGAAATACTATCACCTAGCTTTAGTAATCAGGCGGGAAGTGAATGACCGCGCTGGGGAAGCTACTACTCTCAATAGCATCGGCACAGTCTACGGAAACATTGGACAGCCGCAAGAAGCATTAAAATACTATAACCTAGCTTTAGTAATCAGGCGGGAAGTGAATGACCGCTCTGGGGAAGCCGTTACTCTGAATAATATCGGCTCAGTTTACGACGACATTGGACAACCGCAAGAGGCATTGAAATACTTTAATTTGGCTTTACCAATCATGCGGGAAGTGAATAACCGTTCTGGGGAAGCTGCTACTCTAAATAATATCGGTGCTGTTTACCAAGACATTGGACAGACGCAAGAGGCATTGAAATACTTTAATTTGGCTTTACCAATCATGCGGGAAGTGAATGACCGTTCTGGGGAAGCTGCTACTCTAAATAATATCGGTTCAGTTTACGACGACATTGGACAACCGCAGGAAGGGTTGAAATACTATAATTTGGCTTTACCAATCAGGCGGGAAGTGAATGACCGCGCTGGGGAAGCTACTACTCTGAATAATATCGGCTTCGTTTACCAAGGCATCGGACAACCGCAAGAGGCATTGAAATACTATAATCTGGTTTTACCAATCAGGCGGGAAGTGAATGACCGTTCTGGGGAAGCCGTTACTCTGAATAATATCGGCTTCGTTTACCAAGGCATCGGACAACCGCAAGAGGCATTGAAATACTATAATCTGGCTTTACCAATCATGCGGGAAGTGAATAACCGGACTGGGGAAGCTGGTACTCTGAATAATATCGGCTTAGTTTACCGAGACATTGGACAATCGCTAGAGGCATTGAAATACTATAACCTGGCTTTACCGATAATGCGAGAAGTGAATTATAGGGTTGGGGAAGCTGGTACTCTGAATAATATCGGCTTCGTTTACCAAGGCATCGGACAACCGCAAAAGGCATTGAAATACTTTAATTTGGCTTTACCGATTATACGGGAAGTGAATTATAGGGTTGGGGAAGTTACTACTCTGGGCAATATTGGCCTGTTATACCGAGACACTAATAAGCCGATTCAGGCGATTTTTAAATTGGAAGAATCGATCGCAATTGCTTTAGAAATGCGTAAAGGCTTACAGAAGGAAAATCGGCAAAATTTTTTAGACTCAGATCGACCCAAAGGAACTTCGATCGCACTCATCTCCCTCCTCATCGACCAAAACCAACCCGATCGGGCCTTTCGATGGGCCAACCTCGCCACCACAGCCGACCTCGCCGACTACACCCGCCTAATTAACGCCAAAGTTTCTAACCCACAAGCACAGCAAAAAATTGACGAATGGAATCAAAAAAATCAACAATTGCAATTCCTCCAACGACGATTGCAAGACAACTTTTCCGAACAACTATCCCGACAAATGCGGGAATTAGAATCACAAGTATTTGCAGACGCAGACAAAATTTCTAAAGAATTTCCCGAAGCAGCCGAACTATTTGAAACCACCCGCACAGATATTAAACAGCTAAGAGATAGCATCCCCGCCGGAACGGTTGTAGTTCAACCCATCTTGCTGACAAATGTAAAAAACGTACCGAATACGGTAGCCATATTTATCATCACCAAAGACCAACTAAGCGTAATAAAAAATGCGATCGACGCGAAAGAATTCGATAAACTCCTCACGGAATACCGCCAACAATTGCAAAACGACGGCGACACTCGCTACACAGAAACCGGAAGTAAAATTTACGACATTCTGATTCGTCCAGTAGAAGACAAAATCCAGGCATTCTCTCCCAAACAATTGAGCATCATCGCCACAGGCAAACTGCGCTACATACCCTTTGAAACCCTTTACGACAAACAAACCCGCCAATACTTAATCGAAAAATATCCCATCAACTATCTCACTCGCCTTTCTCCTCGTTCATTGTTAGTAACTCGCAATTTCCCGCTTCTAAAAAATATTGCCACCCTCCCAGGTATCGCCGCAATAATCATCATTAGTAGCATTGCGATCTGGATGTGGCGCAAATTTGGCATCGTACCAACTGGAGTTTTGATAATTATCTTAGGTGGCGGCACATACTACTTCATAGTTCAGCCGAACGCTCATGTTTTAGCATTAGGAAATCCCATCCCCCGCGACCCGCAAAATCTACCCGGAACCGAAGAAGAAGTGAGAAATATCGCCCAACTCTTCCCCGGTAGCGAATCATTTCTCCACGACAACGCCACCCTCGACAAATTCAAAACTTTTGCACCCCGCTTTCCCTTCCTGCACCTAGCAACACACGGCTGTTTCCAACCCGAAGGCTGTCCAAAATTAGGCATGAAAGCAAATACTATCCTTTTTGCAGATAAACAATTAAATATTGCCGACGCCGCTTTATTGGGATTGCAGAACACCGAACTCCTCACCCTCAGCGCTTGTCAAACCGCCCTCCAAGCTAACTCAAACGGCGAAGAAATTGCCGGACTTGCCTATATATTTGAACGTGCGGGTGCAAAAGCGGTGATGGCGAGTCTCTGGAATGCTGAAGATAATACAACTAAGGAGATTATGATTCAATTTTATCAGAATATCAAAAATGGAATGAGTAAAGGAGAAGCGCTGCAAAAAGCGAAATTAAGTCAAATTGAACGCCATCCTTTTTATTGGTCGCCTTTTATTTTGATTGGCGATGCGCGGTAG